The following coding sequences are from one Arcobacter nitrofigilis DSM 7299 window:
- a CDS encoding transglycosylase domain-containing protein, which yields MIKYILGIITIIGLAIASWLVYLYLNLRFDIDKIVNYKPPLTTQFFDKNGELVANIFDKENRLYVDYDDIPPRVIEALLAIEDTQFFEHGGVNLDAISRALIKDIKAGKLVEGASTLTQQLVKTILLTREKKLIRKIKEALLSIRVEQVLTKEQILERYFNQVYFGHGYFGIRTAALGYFKKELYQLSLKEIAILVGLPKAPSFYDPTRNLKFSLARANQVIDRLKTLGWINQSEYQEATDSVPTIYNQTLTKNKAPYIVDYAFKELRKNIPNIKEEGYVINLTIDLKAQEIARKALNLSYNNIIKRDQYFRSLAFKGLNVYPMSLIEEQEAFTKTLNGGLITIENSTGKILSLVGGVNYRESSFNRVIQSQRQPGSSVKPFIYQQALDLGYSPASLIADISRTYEFDDEETKKANTENPDTNETDVQTTDTQAADGTEDDTSKKRWQPKNYEEDYKGLITLREALVHSRNLATINLVNDIGIDVIYKGLESYGLKNIPFDLSITLGSFGVSPIEFSQAYSMFSNNGIQVKPYIVSSITNRYKQTVNFEPEEKFITSPEQVYLMTTILEDVVKKGTGRMANVDGIEIAGKTGTSNNNVDAWFCGYSPTLQTIIWFGNDDNKPMRKSETGGRAAGPAFAYFYKNYLKLHPEIKRNFTQPDNVKTTTLNGEKEYYTETSKLPLNKTRLLEKNQVQF from the coding sequence ATGATAAAATATATTTTAGGAATTATTACAATAATTGGACTGGCTATTGCATCTTGGCTAGTTTATTTATATCTTAACTTAAGATTTGATATTGATAAAATAGTTAATTATAAGCCCCCTTTGACAACTCAATTTTTTGATAAAAATGGGGAATTAGTTGCCAATATTTTTGATAAAGAAAATAGACTCTATGTAGATTATGATGATATTCCACCAAGAGTTATTGAAGCACTATTAGCTATTGAAGATACTCAATTCTTTGAACATGGGGGAGTAAATCTTGATGCTATAAGTAGAGCTTTAATAAAAGACATAAAAGCTGGAAAGTTAGTTGAAGGAGCTAGTACTTTAACCCAACAATTAGTAAAAACAATTTTATTAACTAGAGAAAAAAAACTTATTAGAAAAATAAAAGAAGCCCTACTTTCAATTAGAGTTGAACAAGTACTAACAAAAGAGCAAATTTTAGAACGTTATTTCAACCAAGTATATTTTGGTCATGGTTATTTTGGTATAAGAACAGCAGCACTTGGATATTTTAAAAAAGAACTTTATCAACTATCCTTAAAAGAGATTGCAATATTAGTTGGTCTTCCAAAAGCACCAAGTTTTTATGACCCAACTAGAAATTTAAAATTCTCACTAGCAAGAGCAAATCAAGTTATTGATAGATTAAAAACCCTTGGCTGGATAAATCAAAGTGAATACCAAGAAGCGACAGATTCTGTACCAACTATTTATAATCAAACCTTAACTAAAAATAAAGCTCCCTATATCGTAGATTACGCTTTTAAAGAGTTGAGAAAAAATATTCCTAATATTAAAGAAGAGGGATATGTTATTAATTTAACTATTGATTTAAAAGCCCAAGAAATTGCAAGAAAAGCTTTAAATCTTTCTTATAATAATATTATTAAAAGAGATCAATACTTTAGATCTCTAGCTTTCAAAGGTCTAAATGTATATCCTATGAGTTTAATAGAAGAACAAGAAGCTTTTACAAAAACTTTAAATGGTGGGCTAATTACAATTGAAAATAGTACAGGTAAAATTCTAAGTTTAGTAGGTGGTGTTAATTATAGGGAATCTTCATTTAACAGAGTTATACAAAGTCAAAGACAACCAGGAAGTTCGGTAAAACCATTTATTTATCAACAAGCTTTAGATTTAGGTTATTCTCCTGCAAGTCTTATAGCAGATATTTCTAGAACCTATGAATTTGATGATGAAGAGACAAAAAAAGCAAATACTGAAAATCCTGATACAAATGAAACAGATGTACAAACAACAGATACACAAGCAGCAGATGGAACAGAAGACGATACAAGTAAAAAAAGATGGCAACCAAAAAATTATGAAGAAGATTACAAAGGATTAATTACATTAAGAGAAGCACTTGTTCATTCACGAAATCTTGCAACTATAAATTTAGTAAATGATATTGGTATTGATGTCATTTATAAAGGTTTAGAATCATATGGATTGAAAAATATACCTTTTGATCTGTCAATTACTTTGGGAAGTTTCGGCGTTTCTCCAATCGAATTTTCACAAGCTTACTCTATGTTTTCAAATAATGGAATTCAAGTAAAACCTTATATTGTAAGTTCTATTACAAATAGATATAAACAAACTGTAAATTTTGAGCCTGAAGAAAAATTTATAACCTCTCCTGAACAAGTTTATTTAATGACTACAATATTAGAAGATGTTGTAAAAAAAGGTACAGGAAGAATGGCAAATGTAGATGGAATTGAAATTGCAGGAAAAACCGGAACTTCAAATAACAATGTAGATGCATGGTTTTGTGGATATAGCCCTACTTTACAAACAATTATTTGGTTTGGGAATGATGATAATAAACCTATGAGAAAAAGTGAGACAGGTGGAAGAGCAGCAGGTCCAGCTTTTGCGTATTTTTATAAAAATTATTTAAAACTTCACCCTGAAATTAAAAGAAACTTTACACAACCTGATAATGTAAAAACTACTACATTAAATGGTGAAAAAGAGTACTATACTGAAACTTCAAAACTTCCATTAAATAAAACAAGACTACTAGAAAAAAATCAAGTACAATTTTAA
- a CDS encoding ATP-binding cassette domain-containing protein, with translation MAKIIINKLQIKNNNKELVNLSFEINKSMALIGESGSGKSLTLKAILNLLPSNLESIINIEPINELDKKNIGFIPQNPFTSLSPMTKISKQFFCEDNKKQEVLKLVGLEGFVLNRFPTQLSGGQLQRVVIAIAISQDPKLLLLDEPTTALDTKNKEIILELLENLIKKLNLKILYVTHDIFSIKNLCEDIIILKNGKIIESGKTKDVLSNAKDEYTIELINSNFINKKFREA, from the coding sequence ATGGCAAAAATTATAATTAATAAACTTCAAATTAAAAACAATAACAAAGAGCTAGTTAATTTAAGTTTTGAAATAAATAAATCAATGGCACTAATAGGTGAAAGTGGAAGTGGAAAATCCCTTACCCTAAAAGCTATTTTAAATCTTTTGCCATCAAATTTAGAATCTATTATTAATATTGAACCTATAAATGAACTTGATAAAAAAAATATAGGTTTCATACCTCAAAATCCATTTACTTCTTTATCTCCAATGACAAAAATTTCTAAGCAGTTTTTTTGTGAAGATAATAAAAAACAAGAAGTACTAAAATTAGTTGGATTAGAGGGGTTTGTTTTAAATAGATTTCCCACGCAATTAAGTGGAGGACAACTTCAAAGAGTGGTAATTGCAATTGCAATTAGTCAAGATCCAAAGCTTTTATTACTAGATGAACCAACAACAGCACTTGATACAAAAAATAAAGAGATAATTTTAGAATTATTAGAGAATTTAATAAAAAAGTTAAATTTAAAGATATTATATGTTACACATGACATTTTTTCAATAAAAAATTTATGTGAAGATATTATAATTTTAAAAAATGGTAAAATAATAGAAAGTGGTAAAACAAAAGACGTTTTATCCAATGCAAAAGATGAATATACTATTGAATTAATAAATTCAAACTTTATAAATAAAAAATTTAGGGAAGCATAA